A genomic region of Desulfotignum phosphitoxidans DSM 13687 contains the following coding sequences:
- a CDS encoding DegT/DnrJ/EryC1/StrS family aminotransferase gives MQFIDLAAQQKKIRAGIERRIGRVLDHGKYIMGPEVFELEAVLAEYVGVPHCITCASGTDALLMALMALDIQPGDEVITVPYTWISTAEVIALLRAKPVFVDIQPDTFNMDPDKIEAAITSKTRAIMPVGIYGQCADMTRINAIAGRHGIPVIEDAAQCFGATHHGRKSCNLSAIGCTSFFPSKPLGGYGDGGAIFTPDDALADKMRQIRIHGQKVKHQHPLVGINGRLDTIQAAILLEKFTLFPEECEARARIGRCYDTLLAEVPDITVPVIAPGNTSVYAQYTILATDRDALSATLKSRDIPSVAYYTAPLHLQGAFAGLGHQPGDFPVSEHVAAHCLSLPMSPYLTQTDQEAVCNL, from the coding sequence ATGCAGTTTATCGATCTGGCGGCACAGCAGAAGAAAATCCGGGCCGGGATTGAGCGGCGGATCGGGCGGGTGCTCGATCATGGTAAATATATCATGGGGCCGGAGGTGTTTGAGCTGGAGGCGGTCCTGGCGGAGTATGTGGGGGTGCCCCACTGCATCACCTGTGCCTCGGGCACGGATGCGCTGCTTATGGCGCTCATGGCTCTGGACATCCAGCCGGGTGATGAGGTGATCACGGTGCCGTACACCTGGATCTCCACGGCGGAGGTGATTGCGCTGCTGCGGGCAAAACCCGTGTTTGTGGATATTCAGCCGGACACGTTCAACATGGACCCTGACAAAATCGAGGCGGCCATCACGTCGAAGACCCGGGCCATCATGCCCGTGGGCATCTATGGCCAGTGTGCGGATATGACCCGGATCAACGCCATTGCCGGCCGGCACGGCATTCCCGTGATCGAGGATGCAGCCCAGTGTTTCGGGGCCACTCATCATGGCAGAAAATCATGTAACCTGTCCGCCATCGGGTGCACCTCGTTTTTCCCCTCCAAACCCCTGGGAGGATATGGGGACGGCGGCGCGATTTTCACGCCGGACGATGCGCTGGCAGACAAGATGCGCCAGATCCGCATCCATGGACAAAAGGTCAAGCACCAGCATCCTTTGGTGGGGATCAACGGCCGGCTGGATACGATCCAGGCGGCGATTCTCCTGGAAAAATTCACCCTGTTCCCCGAGGAATGCGAGGCCCGGGCGCGGATCGGCCGGTGCTACGACACCCTGCTGGCGGAGGTCCCGGACATCACTGTCCCGGTGATCGCGCCGGGCAACACTTCGGTCTATGCCCAGTACACCATCCTGGCCACAGACCGGGATGCCCTGTCCGCCACCCTGAAATCCCGGGATATCCCGTCCGTGGCCTATTACACAGCTCCGCTGCATCTCCAGGGAGCGTTTGCCGGTCTGGGCCACCAGCCCGGCGATTTTCCGGTCTCCGAACACGTGGCCGCCCACTGCCTGAGCCTGCCCATGTCTCCCTATCTCACCCAGACCGACCAGGAAGCTGTTTGCAACCTGTAG
- a CDS encoding O-antigen ligase family protein codes for MFIIVCLLIALTPLMRGSVHAWAQTVIQIMVVLGLILVVVKSLKREKRSKKGRSGDRPAANESDSRNSGDSDVISGIRDGLAPDRMLWWIIGPVAVLGVWSTVMSPHPALALQGLIMLATYLGFFWLVVVSVRSRKEQRALVWVVVGTAAVLGVIGLLERYDVLTFAWWDYSREVGKNHGATRLSGVYVNANHMAGFLEMAIPMMLGMFLTRSREPEARIGMVALALFLIVCQALTLSRGGWTATAVALVFMALVLLFKKGFVHKRLVGTLLGGVVVTALIVMASTPVVERITTLTQADIELSLTGRLTYWAGTRAMIADNLAAGTGPGTFSVAFSPYQVPGLAVLPRYAHSDLLQFPAETGILAIPVMLWIVYWFFRIGFTRLKSRSRQTQGITLGAMAALVALLIHSYSDGNLQIPANALLFIAISGAGLRSFR; via the coding sequence GTGTTTATTATTGTTTGTCTGCTGATTGCCTTGACTCCGCTCATGCGGGGATCCGTGCATGCCTGGGCCCAGACTGTGATCCAGATCATGGTGGTGCTGGGGTTGATACTGGTGGTCGTGAAAAGCCTGAAAAGGGAGAAGCGAAGCAAAAAAGGCAGGTCCGGTGACAGACCGGCGGCAAACGAATCCGACAGCCGAAACAGCGGGGATTCAGATGTGATTTCGGGAATCCGGGACGGGCTGGCCCCAGACCGGATGCTTTGGTGGATAATCGGGCCGGTGGCGGTCTTAGGGGTGTGGTCCACGGTGATGTCGCCCCATCCGGCCCTGGCGTTGCAGGGGCTGATCATGCTGGCCACGTACTTGGGGTTTTTCTGGCTGGTGGTGGTGTCGGTAAGATCCCGCAAAGAGCAGCGGGCACTGGTGTGGGTGGTGGTGGGCACGGCTGCGGTGTTGGGCGTGATCGGGCTGCTGGAACGCTATGATGTGCTGACATTTGCCTGGTGGGATTATTCCAGGGAAGTAGGAAAAAATCACGGCGCCACAAGGCTGTCCGGTGTGTATGTCAATGCCAACCACATGGCTGGGTTCCTGGAGATGGCCATTCCCATGATGCTGGGAATGTTTTTGACCCGGTCCAGAGAGCCCGAGGCCCGTATCGGCATGGTCGCATTGGCGCTGTTTCTGATTGTGTGCCAGGCCCTGACCCTGTCCCGGGGCGGGTGGACAGCAACGGCTGTGGCCCTGGTGTTCATGGCCCTGGTGCTGCTGTTCAAAAAAGGATTTGTGCACAAAAGACTGGTGGGAACACTGCTGGGAGGCGTTGTGGTAACTGCGTTGATTGTCATGGCCAGCACACCCGTGGTGGAGCGCATCACCACCTTGACCCAGGCGGATATCGAGCTCAGTCTGACCGGGCGGCTTACCTACTGGGCCGGGACCCGGGCCATGATCGCGGACAACCTGGCTGCCGGCACGGGGCCGGGAACCTTTTCCGTGGCGTTTTCGCCCTACCAGGTACCGGGACTGGCCGTGCTGCCGCGATATGCCCACAGCGACCTTCTCCAGTTTCCGGCTGAAACCGGCATCCTGGCCATCCCCGTGATGCTGTGGATCGTGTACTGGTTCTTCCGAATCGGATTCACCCGCCTCAAAAGCCGCAGCCGCCAGACCCAGGGCATCACACTGGGCGCCATGGCCGCTCTGGTGGCCCTGCTCATCCACAGCTACTCCGACGGCAATCTCCAGATCCCCGCCAACGCCCTCCTTTTCATCGCCATCTCCGGCGCCGGCCTCCGCTCCTTCCGCTAA
- a CDS encoding Rossmann-fold NAD(P)-binding domain-containing protein codes for MFALRDLSPDTHVVHIGTMGEYGTPNIDIEEGWIEIAHKGRKDTFLYPRQASSLYHTTKIMDTDLMWFAVRMWGLRVTDLMQGPCMALRRKSRT; via the coding sequence ATGTTCGCTCTCAGAGACCTGAGCCCGGACACCCATGTGGTTCATATCGGGACCATGGGCGAATACGGGACCCCCAATATCGATATCGAGGAAGGGTGGATCGAGATTGCGCACAAAGGGCGGAAAGATACATTTCTATATCCAAGGCAGGCGTCGTCCCTGTATCATACCACCAAGATCATGGACACGGACCTGATGTGGTTTGCCGTGCGGATGTGGGGGCTGCGGGTCACGGATCTGATGCAGGGCCCGTGTATGGCATTGAGACGGAAGAGTCGGACATGA
- a CDS encoding Rossmann-fold NAD(P)-binding domain-containing protein, producing MIDQTSEKQHLRTIFNYDEIFGTIVNRFITQAVVGYPLTVYGKGGQTRGYLNIKDTLQCVYKSEQTPAKKHELRIFNQIMETFSANQLADMVQQVGNDRGHDVKIDHLENPRKEAEEHYYNPTYHGLVEIGVTPHYLTDEVLHGMFAVVEKYRGNIRPEVIFKGIKW from the coding sequence ATGATCGATCAGACATCAGAGAAACAGCATCTGAGAACGATCTTCAATTATGACGAGATTTTCGGGACCATTGTCAACCGGTTCATCACCCAGGCCGTGGTGGGGTATCCGCTCACAGTCTATGGGAAAGGCGGGCAGACCCGGGGATACCTCAACATCAAAGACACACTGCAATGTGTGTACAAGTCGGAACAGACCCCGGCCAAAAAACATGAACTGCGGATATTCAACCAGATCATGGAAACGTTTTCCGCCAATCAGCTGGCGGACATGGTCCAGCAGGTGGGCAACGACAGAGGGCATGATGTGAAAATCGATCACCTGGAAAATCCCCGGAAGGAAGCGGAAGAACACTATTACAATCCCACGTATCACGGGCTGGTCGAAATCGGTGTGACCCCCCATTATCTGACAGATGAGGTGCTGCACGGCATGTTTGCCGTGGTGGAAAAATATCGGGGCAACATCCGGCCCGAGGTGATTTTCAAAGGAATCAAATGGTAG
- a CDS encoding VanZ family protein, with the protein MVESYTRLSMISGVNVRYFVLFLMLASVNVYLSTVPHLGQSIQNEVLNQVLRKIAHVGMFALLTWFLWMALPGRGRAAKPYAKILICGLVLTGIAFLSEYLQTFTPGRRGNMVGFGFDMLGILLALAALKWRGVKTSRG; encoded by the coding sequence ATGGTAGAAAGCTATACACGGCTCAGCATGATATCAGGGGTGAATGTCCGGTATTTTGTGTTGTTTTTAATGCTGGCCAGTGTGAATGTGTATCTGTCCACCGTGCCGCATCTGGGGCAAAGCATCCAGAATGAGGTGTTGAACCAGGTGCTTCGCAAGATCGCCCATGTGGGGATGTTTGCGCTGCTGACCTGGTTTTTGTGGATGGCCCTGCCGGGCCGGGGCCGGGCAGCGAAGCCATATGCGAAAATTTTGATTTGCGGTCTGGTCTTGACGGGGATTGCGTTTTTGAGCGAGTATTTGCAGACGTTTACGCCGGGGCGGCGGGGGAATATGGTGGGGTTTGGGTTTGATATGCTGGGAATTTTGCTGGCACTGGCGGCATTGAAATGGCGCGGTGTCAAGACGTCACGCGGTTGA